One region of Esox lucius isolate fEsoLuc1 chromosome 17, fEsoLuc1.pri, whole genome shotgun sequence genomic DNA includes:
- the nicn1 gene encoding nicolin-1: MSVNTVSCTVKPAITLQLGDAKTDTSRPGVYVIDVTLPIGQTVNIQEISFKNYYTACLTLRLLIRGEEGAAKWATCLRNRCLMPSPHTEEGSQDYYSVYRQQMLIEPDNVLAVRLILRQPSSSWLNFSVEEIKIHPCITEDPERDIPDWLSDLTHVDQLSDLQGLPDPQTVSSSIQQMWALTEVMQTNQTTASVGRFDVDGCYDINLLSFT, encoded by the exons ATGAGTGTCAACACCGTGTCCTGTACGGTGAAGCCTGCCATCACCTTGCAGCTTGGAGATGCCAAGACGGATACATCTCGTCCTGGAGTCTACGTCATAGATGTTACACTTCCTATAGGACAGACTGTTAAT ATTCAGGAGATCTCCTTTAAGAACTACTACACAGCATGCCTGACCCTGCGGCTGCTGATTAGAGGCGAGGAGGGGGCAGCTAAGTGGGCTACATGTCTCAGGAACCGCTGTCTGATGCCCAGCCCACACACGGAGGAAGGATCTCAGGACTACTACTCTGTCTACAGGCAACAG ATGCTGATCGAGCCAGACAATGTGTTGGCGGTGAGACTCATCCTCCGTCAGCCGTCGTCATCCTGGCTGAATTTCAGCGTTGAAGAGATCAAAATACACCCCTGTATTACTGAG GATCCAGAGAGAGACATCCCTGATTGGTTGTCAGATCTAACACATGTTGACCAACTGTCTGATTTACAA GGTCTTCCAGACCCTCAGACGGTTTCTTCCAGTATTCAGCAGATGTGGGCGTTGACAGAGGTCATGCAGACCAACCAAACCACTGCTTCTGTTGGACGCTTTGAT GTGGATGGCTGTTACGATATCAACTTGCTGTCCTTCACATAA